The nucleotide window AAAAACCGATGGGCATTTTGTGTACGTGCTTTCCGGGGGCTTTTTGACAGTGATCAAGAGTTTGCATGATGCCGATGCTCTTTCAGAAATTTCACGTGTTGCGATCGAGGGTAGTCCGATTGAAATGTTTGTGGCCGGACTTGACGCTAGCCGAAGCGATGCTGAGGCACCAAGTAAAGCGATTGTGTTTAGCACTGTGTATGGTGACGGTGTTCCAGAGCCTTTAAAACGTGAGCAAAGCACCGACAGCAATGGTGGTGTAGCTATGCCAGCAACGGACTGTGCTGCTCCTGAAGGAGGTTTTGGTGGCTGCGGCTATTACGGAACGCCGGCTACGAAGATTACCGTGATCGATCTTAGCGTGCGCGCGGAACCTGTTGTACAAATTGAACTGTTCACAGAAGCAAGCTATTTGACAAGCCGCATGGTCAAGCAAACTGCTCATGCTGTACTCTCGGCCTACATTAGTGGCCCGGCTTTGCAATTGTGGCCTGAACTTGAAGTGGATCTCTATGCCGACGGTGAGATTAGCAACTATGAACGACGTCTGCTTCGCGAAGAGATTGCACGTCTCAAAGAAGCGAATCGAAAAGTCATTCTTGAAGCAACTTTGGAGGATTGGTTGCCAAAGGCCTATCGCATTACACACAATGGCGATTCAGAGACTACCGAAGAAGGTTTGATTGCAGCTTGCGATTCCTTTTCGCATCCTGCAGTGCTCGACGGTCGCGGCGTGATTGATGTGGTGAGTCTTGCTCTGAGTGAGAATGATACTGCAATCAATCACAATGCCATCATTAGTCACGGTGGCGTGGTGTATGCTTCAACGGATGCTTTGTATCTTGCTACCCATCCTTGGTATTCAAACTGGGATTGGTGGGGCTGGGGATCAGGCGATTGGACCAAAGAGCAAAGCTTGCTTCACAAGTTCGATATCAAGACGGACCCAAACAAAGCGAGCTATGTCGCTAGCGGTGTGGTCGATGGGCATGTTTTGAACCAGTTTTCGATGGACGAGGAAGATGGCTATTTGCGTATTGCAACGACCACGAGTCCACGCTGGAGCATGGACGGCTTAGAGAGTGAAAGTGCGAACCATCTGTTTGTCCTTCATGAGGATGCTACGAAAAACGAGCTAAGCCAGATTAGCGAAGTACGAGGCATGGCTCCCGGTGAGCAGATTTATTCTGCGCGCTTCGAGGGGAATCTCGGTTTTATCGTGACCTATCGGCAAATCGATCCGCTCTTTGTGTTCGACTTGAGCGATCCGACGGCCCCAGTCAATAAAGCCGAGCTTAAGATCCCTGGCTTTTCCTCTTATATGCATCCCTTGTTTGCTGAGGACGGAACGCTTACGCATCTACTCACGATTGGCCAAGGTCTGGCAGCGGACTTGCCTTTGCCTATTTGCGGCAAGACAAAACTTGGCGAGCTCGAAGAATCGCGTCCAGAAGGTCTTGCCCTGAACTTGTTTGATGTGAGCGACATTCAAAACCCCTGTCTGATTCATAGTGAATACGTGGGTGGCTATTCTGAAGCTGCTTACAATCACAAAGCTTTCAGCTACTTCGCGCAGTATGGTTTGTTGGCGATTCCTGTAAGCCAATGGGGCGTATGGGGTGATTCAGGTTATTGGGAACAGTCTTTCAATGGTTTGAAAGTCTATCGTGTGAACACCGAAGAAGGTATTTCGCATCTTGCGGATATTGACCATACGGCTTTTTACGAGGGCTCAAATCAAGACTATTGGAACTACAGCTGGTGGACGCAAGTAGAGCGCTCGCTCACCATTGACGATCAACTGTACTCCAT belongs to Myxococcales bacterium and includes:
- a CDS encoding beta-propeller domain-containing protein; translated protein: MYRRIVVALMTVGMLACGTSKEPVGASKAKLSQFNSCDDLLGHLQKVAITDMEKTLDQYLDYENGIYARGYATADVGVAEGAANDAVAPSAPSASASEASPDFSKTNTQERDVDEADIVKTDGHFVYVLSGGFLTVIKSLHDADALSEISRVAIEGSPIEMFVAGLDASRSDAEAPSKAIVFSTVYGDGVPEPLKREQSTDSNGGVAMPATDCAAPEGGFGGCGYYGTPATKITVIDLSVRAEPVVQIELFTEASYLTSRMVKQTAHAVLSAYISGPALQLWPELEVDLYADGEISNYERRLLREEIARLKEANRKVILEATLEDWLPKAYRITHNGDSETTEEGLIAACDSFSHPAVLDGRGVIDVVSLALSENDTAINHNAIISHGGVVYASTDALYLATHPWYSNWDWWGWGSGDWTKEQSLLHKFDIKTDPNKASYVASGVVDGHVLNQFSMDEEDGYLRIATTTSPRWSMDGLESESANHLFVLHEDATKNELSQISEVRGMAPGEQIYSARFEGNLGFIVTYRQIDPLFVFDLSDPTAPVNKAELKIPGFSSYMHPLFAEDGTLTHLLTIGQGLAADLPLPICGKTKLGELEESRPEGLALNLFDVSDIQNPCLIHSEYVGGYSEAAYNHKAFSYFAQYGLLAIPVSQWGVWGDSGYWEQSFNGLKVYRVNTEEGISHLADIDHTAFYEGSNQDYWNYSWWTQVERSLTIDDQLYSISGRAVVATAIADLGTEPLEPTSHVLLPDPEPVYWWY